A window of Heterodontus francisci isolate sHetFra1 chromosome 2, sHetFra1.hap1, whole genome shotgun sequence genomic DNA:
ATGACCTACCCGCTCCCGCCGTCCGTTCCCGAGCGAAACTGGTGCCattggccagcactcctgcgccttcgggtcCCCATCtggggatctgaggcggaacagctaagtttttcagtgcgggggggaGCAGAAGTGGCTAAATGGGATAATTCCTTGCACTGAAACATTTATAAAGACGATTTGCAAAGTACAATTAGAACCAGACCAAATTCAACATTTGTAGAAAAATCACAAAATTACAATCAACTTTTCCCCCAAAAATTAACTATTACATTTGCAGAAAAAAATCCTAAAATTCTAGTTCTAGGTGCATCTGCTATTGTTCCAACCTGAGCATTATTGGAAGTTTAATGATAATCTCAAATACATACAAGTTCTCAAAGTTAGGGTGCCTGCCTTGTATTTTTAAAAAAGAATCGGACATCTCAGAATGAATCACTCTATGAAGTCCGACAGCCCGCCAGTCTTTTTCAAAACTAGAAGCTGCAAATTATTGAATGCTGACAGTCAACAGTTCATGCAAGAACACACTTCTCTCCTCTTCCACTAGAGGTGATTAAAAATAGTGCACTTAATTCCTTTTACTCGACCTGTAAAGAAAAACGGTGAGCTCTTCCTTCTAATAATTTTCATTTAAAGAATATAAATACTAACCTGAGAAGCTGCAAGAAGGCATATACacaaaagcaaaccaagcagtTTGAACACTACCTCCCAATAGGGGGAACAAGaacctgaaattaaaaaaaaaaaaattctacattAGATCAGTGTACTAATAAATTCAGATTAGTAGAACTATAAAAAGACTGTGAAAGCATGTAGTGAAGGGTAAAATTATTTCATGCATGCACTAATATGTGGTGCTTATTATAATTTGGTGCAACTGGCTAGCTTGAAAATAAATCGAAGCCTTTACCTTTCATACCACTACATCCATCTTGTGAAAAAAATGGAGGCCATTAACTAGTCCCTCCTCCTTCACCACCTGCATGATCCCCAGCCAATTTTATTATAGCAAGCTTGACGATCTGTTCTGTTTCAGATTACAAGAATACTCATTTTCAATCAGAACTTGTAGCTACCCCTAATATTATTTGGGGAAATTTAACCATCTGGCCATTACATTATATATTCCCAGGTAGCAGAAGGTCCTAGTTTCTTGCCTCCCAGTTATTCAAAACTGAGTTAGCATAACTGTCCTTCAGATCATTGTTTCAAGTCTAGTGAACCAGCAAGTGTTTATGGCAGTTGACATTACACACTTCTGGGACATATGCTTCCACTGGCTGATACAACACAACCACCTTGCAAAAAAAAGCAATGTAATTTGATTCCCATGTTGCTGGCCTGCCCTGCCCACTAAATGGTGCAAGTTGCGGAAAAAAAGTTTTGCACTTTATTATTTTTAACATAAAGTACTATACCGTTTTCATCTTTCTTGCCAGTCTGAGGCCAAATGCCTAGAATGGCATAGATGACCATGAACCAGAAAGTTACTAATGGAACAAAGTAGTAGAATTGATATGGTCGATCCATTACTAGGCACAGCACCACCACCAAGAAATTCAGACGAAATGATATCTGTAACAGATAATTGATAAGCCAGAGATCACTATTTCCAGCACATTATCAAAGCTAACAAATATCAGCTATCAACATCCTTTGTAAGCAGAGGTGGTTGGGAATAATGAACACTGTCAATATTGGTACcactttagttttttttttaaaacgcaaTATTTTCATGTCATTTCtgttctctcctccacctccagttttcttccctgctcttcttctaaaGGCTCACaaatgaaacattaaatctgtcttttctctcttcagAAACTAATGGGCCTGTGTGCATTTATCGAATTACCTCTTTTCCCAGGTTTTTAGTATTTCCAATTCTTTCTTTTTCCGATATCTTAACAAAAACTATTGCTGATTTTCACTGCCCTAGCTCAGGGATCCGAGGTCAAATGTGGCATCCCAAATTACATCAGTCAAGTAAGCCAAGATTTAACTTGGGCTATTGTGGTTTGTGTGGTTCAGTATTTTGTCAAGTGAAAAATGTGCCATGATTTTCATACAAGTACAGTATACTGAACATCAGGCTCTGGATATATATCAGAGCATGTTTTGCAAAACTGTTAAGGAAGGGTTTACCATATTTCCTGACAAGTGCCCAAGGTCATCCCTTAATTTATTAGAATGGGAATAAAACATTTTTCACAACGCAAATTGATGCATACCAATAAAACATTAAGAAACCTCATTTTCAAGGACCCCATCTCATTTCATTCCAAGCACAGCCTCAGTTGAGAAGGAGGAATAGACTACCATCAACAGCTTTTCCACAAATGTCATTACTATTGCTCCTTGATCAACTAACCGAACAAGTATGCTGAAGCAATATGAGAAGgcatctttcccccccccacctcatcaAGATGAACCAGCTGAGATTGCCAAAAACTTCCTTTAGGAAGAGCAAGCGTGAATAGCAATATGTATATATACTGGGTTGCAGATCAAGATCTCCCACTTGGGATTCAAACATTCTACAGCTAGTGTCATTGGATTAGAAAGTTAGTTTCTCTTCAACATTTCAAAAAATAAACCCTCAATCGAGATGAAAATTACTAGAGCAATTTGGATTGAAAACTAATATAGATTAAACGTCCAAAGGCACATTTTCTTAACTGTTAAGATTTCTAAGCAAAGTGTTAAACTGGCACTTTGAACTTTACACTGGAGTAAAAAAACATTCAAAAGGccaacaaattttttttaaaacgggTTTAAACAGaatttgtttattttttttaaattactgacCAAAACTGTTTTATGTTGGTACTACAGCTTTGAGGTCATTTTTAACCGAGAGCAACAATGGTAAATACAAACAGTTCCCACATTGTGCAATCTATGTATGATTTTTATATTGTTTACCTGACAAATTCGAGATATTCCATATTCCCCGCTTTTCCAAAAGAAAGAAAAGTGTCCATAGCCTGTTTGGAACAGGTATGCTGCCACGAGAACACGAACATGCATGTACACAGGTAAAAACTAAAAATGTAAAGTTTGATATTAGATTACAATTTTCATGTCAACACTAGACAGAAATAAAAATATTTCACAAATATTTAACAGCAAAAAAATAAGGACCATCTGTTAATAATTAACACAAAATTAAATAAACTTTCAGTCTAAAAAGTCTTCACACTCTCTTCAAGCACATATCTAGAATGCATAAGAACTAACACTTACGGTACTTGCTCCTGATATATGATATATCAGTATAATTAGCTGCATCCAACCCTTCCATTCATCTGTCTGCTCTCTGTTCAACATAGTGGTCTAATAAGAACAAGAATAAACTGTTCATAAACATAGATACATTTTCAATATATTAATTCCCATTTGCCATTAACCAACAGCATAAACTGCTCTGGCCTACAAGTCAAAGAAAGTCCAAACATTTCGCTTCTGCTGGTCAAGAATTTATCAATGCTTTGATCTCCTTCCAATCACAACAGCCACCCACCACAAATAGCTTATTTGTTTAAAGGGGCGTCCAAGAGCAACCCAGCATGATTTGCTCAGTATTTTTACCTTTTGCAGTGGGATTAGTGGCAATCCCTAATCTGCACCCATCTTTGACAGCAAAGTATTCAGAGAGGGAACCTGAATTTAACAGTGCATTGGGTCACCATGGCACCATAAAAATTTCCAACTTCAAGAAAAGATGGCAGCAGACCCTTCAACTGTAATACCTGCTGTAAGTTAGTTGATTTTAGGTCTCAGGAGAAACAACAAATGAATGAACCCAAGACTTTCTTTGATTTAATATACAGGTCAAATTATGGATCCAAGAAATTATTTTACAAAGGGAAACAGATTCCAAAACTAATTCTATGATCACATTTTACAAAGTGAAAAAGTAACCATTCAGGGCTGAATACATttttatattttatatatctgcATAAGTTTTCTGCAAGGTTCATATATAAAGCATTAGGAGGCTGTGTAAATTAAATAACTCATTTTGAAATAAACAAAAGTTTTGATGCCAAAATGTTGTTGCTCTCAGTAAGTACACTGCAATATATTAGTGCTGCATAGATATAAAAAAAATACCTCTTTCGTGTTATCATTGTAGAAAACTCCCAGTACAATTATATATACTAGTGGTATGAAGAATGTTGAATGTGTGTAATATTTTTGCTCTTTCATGAATAAATCAGCTCTGTCACAAAGATAGAAATAGCCCATGATCAAGCCCAACTTAGAGAGGGACAACAGTAGTTTTTCAGGATTGGAAAGTGAAGCTGTAGCAGGTTTTTTCTCTTCGCCAATCTCGACATCAGTACTAGGCTTACTCTTCCGCCAACTATGACAAAAGTAAGTCACAACTGTGCAGCTAATTATGCAAATGATGAAAAAGCAGCCGGTCAATTTCTGAATTAAAGAAAGAGGAGACCGGGGAAGGCAGCATGAACCATCAATGGGCTTCACAATCCTGTTGCAGTAGGAATTCATGAGAATCATAGCGCTCTGTAGAAGAAAGAATATAATGATTGATTTTTCACCTTTCAACAATTTACACGAGATTTTTCAACATTCAATTTCAATTGAAATTCAAAAATACTCCACAATAGGTATTCATTTCATTAAAAaaaagtaggccactcagcccttcaactctgctccatcattcactaagatcatggctgatccacctcAACTcctccttcctgcactatccccatatcccttaattcccttacttTCCAAAATCCCTTAGTACCATAAAGCATGAATACAATGCTACTACTTATGAAATAAACATTATCCAAtaatacagcaatgtgttaaaaATACCTAACACTAAAACTAATTTACATTTTTGATAACTGTTACACTTTTAACAGTTCATCGATTAGCTTCCTTGTGTTCAGCATCAAATGTCACGTCTGCAAGTGATCCCTTGCTCCCTATAAATTACATTGTGACAGTATACTTTATCAGGTGACATAGTGCTAAATGGATGTCAACCAGAAATCCTCGAGACTATAAATAGCATACTGAATTGTCATAAGCCATCTCCTTCTCATTTTCAATTAAGATCAGAATAAGAAAGATCAGATCTTGTCACTTGGGATATAAACTATAAATTGGGTTCATTAacaatacaaaaaaaatgtaaatatcAGTACAAGAGATTGCACATAATTATAAAACATTTAACTTTCATCTCCTCAAAAGCCTGAATAGAAAGCTGACTATCCTGATATACTGAAACCGCACAGGCATCTGTTAACGAAAATCTATACAAAAGCATCTTTAGCTCTCTCTAGATGAGCCTAGAAGAACGGGAAAGCTGCAGCAGGCTGTGGAAATATATCTTTCTGCTCAAGTAACATATTAAATGTCAAACACAAAATCAATTACATGTGTTACCAAACTTTTTATCTGAAACTGATTTCAATCCCAAGAAGTGTGCGTTGAGGAGTTTATACTTGCTTTACAATCAAAATGTATTTACATATGAAAAATTCAAtgagtggaattttaacccaggagAGGGGCAGTTCCTAAAATAACTGAAAGCAGACCCCAACTAGCCTACTTTTGATTTAACCGGGGCGGGGAGCAGTCGAGTAACCTGCTCTCAAGAAGATCAGTAAGTAAAATAGTTTTGATCGCTGCTAGCTGCATTTCCTAGGGCTCGGGAATTCCGGCAGCTGAAGGCTGGTGACAATTGCCAGATCCACCAGGCTTTTTCAGTGCTGCTTGTGGACCAGGAGAAGGAGGAGTGCTTCTCTCTGGCCCTAAGGCTAATCTGCCATGAATGGCCACCACCTGCTGCAAAATCTTAAGGCCGACCCCAATTCTATGTGATCCCGATCTCCAGTCTGACCAGTGATCTCTCCATCTTCCTTATCTCTGCAATCTTTTCCTCCTCCCTCCTTTACAGTCCCTTCTGGTGCAGGCAGTCCTGCTCGACAGCCTcttgatctgaaataaaaacagaaaatgttggaaatgctcaacaAGTCGGGCAGCATCCGTGAATAGTGAAACAGAGTTGATATTTCAGgaatgtgaccattcatcagaactgatgaaaggtcacagacctggaacattaactctgtttctctctccacagatgctgccagacctggtgggcatttctagcattttccgtttttacttcagatttctggcatctgcagtattttacttctgtatTAGCCACTTGATCTGATCAGCTGATGAtgaaaggagaaaaaaaattaaatgtgATCCTGCCGTTAAATTTGGCTGGACCTCTGCATTCTCCAAACTTCCTGGCCACTCCAAGTTCCCCCAGCTTCCTGCTTGCAAGTATTTGAGCCAATATCTCTAAACTGTTCTTCCACAATGGCAATTTCCACCGACCTATTAGGGAATTTGAATTCTGTCCCCAACCCGCAGAAACTAAGCTTGCAGCAAAACAGAGTGCCCAGTGACACACATGTGCAACAAAAGGTGGAACTTTATGATTTGAAACGTGACAGAACTTCCCATCATCCCCCAAGTTTTTACTGTCCTCCACAGAATCAAAAAGGAGTTAAGTCTTAGTTTTGAGGTTCAGCAATCCAGACTAGTGCCACTGATACATTTCAGAAGGTCTTTTAAGATGAAGATGCTCCCAGAGGGTTACAAGATATCTTTTCCTGGATAGGAACCAACACAAGAGACAGCAGACATGATAAGCCCTTTAGCATATTGCTTAACACTAATTGGGGAATATTATACAGGGGCCAAAAGAATAAAGTATGGGTAACTAACAGCATCCAAAACAAGAGTGCTCCTCCCAGTTCTTCTATAGGGTCCCTCTAGCCAATAAataacaccacactgaatacagagcACCTTTGCTCACCAGTTTCCTTCCATCTGGGTGATTGACTACCACTTGTATTCCAAGAGGACATCATTTTGGACAGTTTCCTATAACTTTATATTTATAAAAATTAAATATCTATTCCAGTATCAGAAATCTAAACTGCTGTACCTGTTTAGTCTGCTTCACCTACACCTGCATTTATCCAAGTTATATTAAGGCTACAAGATTCAGACCAACAGGGCAACAGATTCCATGTGGTCATCTACAAATAAAATACACATTTCCTATCTCATTATTTAATTCTCATCTTTTACCCATTAAATTTTCCTTCTCATAGGTACATGAAGGAGCAAACATCATTAGAGTTATATAGTGTATTTTCATCTAATTGAAAGTAATAAAACTTGCATGCTATTTATTATCATAAGATACTTACAATGTCTCTAGTGGTTTCAGGTAAATGTAAGCCATCTAAAGATCCTGCAATGGTTTCTTCTGCAACTAATTTGGAAGCCTTGAGGATCTTGACCTTGGCTGCCATATTTCTGGCACTGTTGTTCAAAATACTCAAAGTTACATCATTGTATAAGTCAATCATCTGATTAGTGATCATTTTTCTGTTCTCACTCAGCAAATCTTCATATACTGGATCtaagaaaaataaaaaataaattacctCTACAAGTCAAATTAAAATTTCAGATAACCTACAGAACACCCAAATTCTATAGTACAATAAGGAATTGATAAGGATGGGTTTACCTTGCAGAACCCAATAAATGTCATTGGTTTCTGCTAAGTTCTCCAGAAGAGGCGTAATTGATGTAAGGTTGATTTTATACTGGGTGAGGGCTTCCATACTCCCATTATGTATCTTAATTGACCACTGTAAGCAAACAAACATACATTTGGTTGCAATGCAAAACTAATGATTAAATTGTGTTGTAGAATATTTTGCAGATTTTAAGAAAATTAAATTACCGTAGCAGCACCCACCACGATAATATGGGGTTTTAGTTGGGTACCCTATAAAGAAAAACAATAGTTACATTTCTGTAGTCATGTAAGCAGACAACAATGTTATTGCAAGAAAGGAAAATTATTGTGATATTAAGACTACAAAGTAGATTCTTAGTATATAGCTATACAAGGAGACAGGATGACAAGAAAGGAAACACGAAGAGAATCATGATTTAATCTTCAAGATGCCAAACTAACTTGGAATCTGTTTTTTTGAAGATTACTAAAGGGGAAAATAAAAGGGACTACCACCCTTTTCACATTTTTGTATGTTAGTATAACTGGGTACAGCCAGGTACAACTAAACTTTAATACTATCTGATAGAAGTCTATAGGCAGAAGCAGTGTAGGCAACTTCTCTTAGTATTTTTGTGGGGTTTTTTATTACAAAGTATTACACagcatctacagcacagaaacaggtcattcggcccagcaGGTTGATACCAGTGTATATGCTTTacgcgagcctcctcccacccttcatcagacccatcaacatatccttctattcctcatgtgtttatctagcttccgctTAAATGCATCAATGATAGTCAGCTCAACTACTCCttctggtagcgagttccacattctaaccactctgtgtaaagaaatttctcttccatTCTTTATTCGATTTATTAGTGacagtcttatatttatggcccttagttctggtctcccctgcaATTAGAgctgccccagctgagatcagctaacccagCATAGACCAGAAATAAAACCTAGTTTCTTCATGGTTTATACTGTTCAGTTTCATATTGGGCAGAACATTTACTAACTATGCcattgtggaattctatataaagtTGTTCGGGGGAAAAAAAGTACAGAATGTTATGATGCAGCTTCTCAGCCATTTATTTTCTAGAATTAACTTGAAATTCAGGCATAATTAATTCTAATGGTACCTAGACACAATACTGCAGAGCAGAGAGGCTGGTCACATCTCTCTGCTGAAGTgtagttgatttaaaaaaaaaaaatcagttcataGATCTGTATTCCTTTGTATTGTACGGATTCCAGGCAAAGTGGTTGTATTCTTTGCAACCTAACATATTATAGGAAGACAAAGGCTTTTTAGATCATTGAAATGACAAATGATGAGGGGCCTAAGTATTTTTGAGAATTCCTGCTCTTCCATCAACATTTCATTCCATCTGTGCCACTTCTCCAACACTGACTGAATGTAAATTACCAAGCCAAGAACTTGAATGTCTAAATGGAGAAAGCAAACATTTTTAGGAGCAGAGGTGAGTGGATTGTCGTCTACATTCATCCATTGAGGCTTCATGTTCTCAGCACATCACTTGTGCATTAACTAtccaattggtgaagacaaagagATTACCTTTGATGATATCTATCACAGGTCATTGAAAAATGAGAAATCGAAAGGGCCAAGCATGTTTTCATGATGGGATCCTGCTCAAGTGctgcaataaaggcaagtatccacttATAACTGAATATCCACTGAAGATATCCAACATGTCACAAAGGAGGACAACGTCTCAATAATTGCAGGGTGCCATAAATGTTGAACGAGCTCTGAAGTTGATACTGAGCAGTGTTTCACAATTAGATATAAAtcgggctgaattctataagcccgcCACTGAAATCGGCAGTGGGTGAGGACGGGCCACAGaatcgcggcggctcatttaaatagccagggcagggcGGGCCACCCCACCCCCTTAATCCCGTGGAgagggcaggctgtctgtccccaggcAGCTGATGCCACTTTTAAAGAGCTGGCAGTCCTACCAGGAAacgtaaatatttaaagatagattaaaTGAAAACAATGAAtacatctctttttcccctctcccatccccccataacaattaaattgatTATTTGCCCTTCATCCCAACCCCCCAAAAACACTGAACTTTACTATCTAACCTTCTCCCCACCACAccgctcccccctccccgtcccccaccAAACtggacaaactttaaactataacccttcccaccatcccctacatgcaTGACGCTAATAtgacctcccccctcctccccccacaacctcctccactgagaaacatacctcgtcgctc
This region includes:
- the casd1 gene encoding N-acetylneuraminate 9-O-acetyltransferase isoform X1, with product MAAQAYAMGRREINQHFNIRNAKLLAISFVIILTAGHGIHRIYGGGDTCESLLSSGRFLGENVWQPNGCMMHNYKISEVKRCLMNKYITFVGDSRIRQLFYSFIKIINSDIKEEGNKHENISFEDRSTSLKVDFLWYPEVNNSMKDCFKAWTEGTQLKPHIIVVGAATWSIKIHNGSMEALTQYKINLTSITPLLENLAETNDIYWVLQDPVYEDLLSENRKMITNQMIDLYNDVTLSILNNSARNMAAKVKILKASKLVAEETIAGSLDGLHLPETTRDISAMILMNSYCNRIVKPIDGSCCLPRSPLSLIQKLTGCFFIICIISCTVVTYFCHSWRKSKPSTDVEIGEEKKPATASLSNPEKLLLSLSKLGLIMGYFYLCDRADLFMKEQKYYTHSTFFIPLVYIIVLGVFYNDNTKETTMLNREQTDEWKGWMQLIILIYHISGASTFLPVYMHVRVLVAAYLFQTGYGHFSFFWKSGEYGISRICQISFRLNFLVVVLCLVMDRPYQFYYFVPLVTFWFMVIYAILGIWPQTGKKDENGSCSPYWEVVFKLLGLLLCICLLAASQSSFENAFSIWPISKLFEWQGFLHEWWFRWKLDRFAVLHGMGFAFLYGVLKKGHLLSEGKGETLFTPRMSSFLLFTSVVVFLTYSIWCASCKNKTECNELHPYFSVLQILSFVLIRNIPGYVRSVYSSFFAWFGKISLELFICQYHIWLAADTKGILILIPGNPVLNIIVSTFIFVLVAHEISQITNDLVQITIPKDNYIALKRLLCVAIFLLGILALSTVEQLNK
- the casd1 gene encoding N-acetylneuraminate 9-O-acetyltransferase isoform X2 codes for the protein MAAQAYAMGRREINQHFNIRNAKLLAISFVIILTAGHGIHRIYGGGDTCESLLSSGRFLGENVWQPNGCMMHNYKISEVKRCLMNKYITFVGDSRIRQLFYSFIKIINSDIKEEGNKHENISFEDRSTSLKVDFLWYPEVNNSMKDCFKAWTEGTQLKPHIIVVGAATWSIKIHNGSMEALTQYKINLTSITPLLENLAETNDIYWVLQDPVYEDLLSENRKMITNQMIDLYNDVTLSILNNSARNMAAKVKILKASKLVAEETIAGSLDGLHLPETTRDISAMILMNSYCNRIVKPIDGSCCLPRSPLSLIQKLTGCFFIICIISCTVVTYFCHSWRKSKPSTDVEIGEEKKPATASLSNPEKLLLSLSKLGLIMGYFYLCDRADLFMKEQKYYTHSTFFIPLVYIIVLGVFYNDNTKETTMLNREQTDEWKGWMQLIILIYHISGASTFLPVYMHVRVLVAAYLFQTGYGHFSFFWKSGEYGISRICQISFRLNFLVVVLCLVMDRPYQFYYFVPLVTFWFMVIYAILGIWPQTGKKDENGSCSPYWEVVFKLLGLLLCICLLAASQCKELSHLATSAPPRTEKLSCSASDPQMGTRRRRSAGQWHQFRSGTDGGSGVPLKMHFQYGQFQSYLSGRDSFMNGGFDGSWIALQSCMVWALLFFMVY